The Pygocentrus nattereri isolate fPygNat1 chromosome 2, fPygNat1.pri, whole genome shotgun sequence genome has a window encoding:
- the LOC108437495 gene encoding tripartite motif-containing protein 16-like: MDEMGEEPGSQCPDLSTTGPPDVECDACVGRKRKAEQSCLECVASYCEAHLDLHNTLHAGKRHKLVEATERLQERTCPEHGKLLEVFCRTDQRCICHLCITDTHRTHDVISIEVEVAEAHIKLGTLKCVITDRIKTRQKEVQELEQAVEAFKTSAENAMEESEKLLTEMIHSMEKRRSTVQELLRAQEEAVIMKANELLDRLQEELAELKRRDADLQYVEQLSQEDNDIRFLQGVSSVPALPASRDAVVFFVHPYCSFELSTQAVSDLIKQLNLICQSCFTTISEKVKKAVILSTPAPKKREDFLQYASKLTLNLNTANMTLRLSNENRKVTAVPLPEDYPDHPERFDFRAQILCNEGLQGSPQYWEVEYSGGCWVCIAVSYIGIHRKGKWVLFGRNRCSWGLRCGVTSYSFWHNNKSLSVQYNHRCSRIGVYLDHGAGVLAFYNVSDNMSLIHKVQTKFTEPVYAGFGLAGKGTRIELCDLNEDILSEKASII, translated from the exons ATGGATGAAATGGGTGAAGAGCCAGGTAGCCAGTGTCCAGATCTCAGCACCACTGGACCCCCAGATGTGGAGTGTGATGCGTGTGTTGGAAGGAAGCGTAAAGCCGAGCAGTCCTGTTTGGAGTGTGTGGCTTCGTATTGTGAAGCCCATCTGGATCTGCACAACACTCTGCATGCTGGGAAGAGACACAAGCTGGTGGAGGCAACGGAGAGACTGCAAGAGAGAACCTGCCCAGAGCACGGAAAACTGCTGGAGGTCTTCTGCCGTACAGATCAGCGGTGTATCTGTCACCTGTGCATTACTGATACACACAGGACTCATGATGTCATCTCCATTGAGGTTGAGGTGGCTGAAGCCCAT ATTAAGCTTGGGACTTTAAAGTGCGTGATTACCGACAGAATTAAAACAAGGCAGAAGGAAGTGCAAGAATTAGAACAGGCAGTTGAGGCCTTCAAG ACATCAGCAGAGAATGCAATGGAGGAGAGTGAGAAACTCCTTACTGAGATGATCCACTCCATGGAGAAGAGGAGGAGTACAGTGCAGGAACTTCTCAGAGCTCAGGAGGAGGCTGTGATAATGAAGGCCAATGAACTATTAGATCGATTGCAAGAGGAGCTCGCTGAGCTGAAGAGAAGAGATGCTGATCTTCAGTATGTGGAACAGCTCTCTCAAGAAGACAATGATATCCGTTTTCTACAG GGTGTTTCGTCTGTACCTGCTCTCCCAGCGTCCAGAGATGCTGTTGTGTTCTTTGTCCATCCATACTGCTCATTTGAGCTTTCCACTCAAGCTGTATCAGATCTTATCAAACAGCTGAACCTAATTTGCCAGTCATGCTTTACCACAATCTCTGAGAAAG taaaaaaagcAGTGATTCTGTCAACACCAGCTCCAAAGAAACGAGAAGACTTCTTACAAT ATGCATCCAAGCTCACACTGAACCTCAACACAGCAAACATGACTCTCCGCTTGTCTAATGAGAACAGGAAGGTGACCGCTGTGCCTCTGCCAGAGGATTATCCTGACCACCCAGAAAGATTTGACTTCAGAGCCCAAATACTTTGCAACGAGGGTCTACAAGGAAGCCCGCAGTACTGGGAGGTGGAGTACAGTGGAGGGTGTTGGGTGTGCATTGCTGTGTCCTACATTGGAATCCACAGAAAAGGAAAGTGGGTCCTCTTTGGCAGAAACCGTTGCTCCTGGGGTTTACGCTGTGGCGTCACGTCATATTCTTTTTGGCACAACAATAAGAGTTTATCAGTTCAATACAACCACCGTTGCTCTAGAATAGGAGTGTATCTGGATCATGGTGCTGGAGTTCTGGCCTTCTACAACGTTTCAGACAACATGAGCCTCATCCACAAGGTGCAGACCAAGTTCACAGAGCCTGTATATGCTGGGTTTGGACTGGCTGGGAAAGGCACTCGCATAGAACTCTGTGATTTAAATGAGGATATTCTGAGTGAGAAGGCTTCTATTATTTGA
- the LOC108437512 gene encoding cation channel sperm-associated protein 4 has protein sequence MKRGHIISTSSCRILNHVIFKVLIMAVAFGNCIVIGFRTNPTIVKEYESVLLACDHIVFAVFLLEMVLKFCADFKAFCSAWNLLDMAIAVVLIAGPRTSSDFDHRVKIILQLIRSFRLFGHTKGSFLFTFVFKDSSTELTNVFLLLMGTMMLFGVIGVLLFRSFVPSFFGDLPAALFTLFICATQDGWLEALSKFETGDPALIYGAMVYFIAFICVGAFMFTNFIFAVIIANLEIATETYEGSSTANPKEDANNGGITHVEEVIKATKMTQHQRPRIGCRLDNLNTETFENLVVVNDALLRNQREFKKLLEELESILEDVRNLPRNRKQEEEVVFQSQVAASVEENILSSKIASGRTGDVLSTFIALEKAHIIDSSAATPQIYSKGYIREGVRRMSVAAVEARRMSVA, from the exons ATGAAACGTGGTCACATCATCTCCACGTCATCATGTAGGATTCTGAACCACGTCATCTTCAAAGTTTTGATCATGGCTGTGGCTTTCGGAAACTGCATCGTGATTGGTTTCAGGACCAACCCAACAATAGTTAAG GAATACGAATCCGTCTTACTGGCCTGCGATCACATCGTCTTCGCAGTGTTTCTGTTGGAGATGGTTTTGAAGTTCTGTGCGGACTTCAAGGCTTTCTGCAGTGCATGGAACCTGCTGGACATGGCCATCGCCGTGGTTCTGATCGCAGGGCCCAGGACCTCGTCGGACTTTGACCACAGGGTCAAAAT aattctgCAGCTGATTCGCAGCTTCAGGCTTTTTGGACACACCAAAGGAAGCTTTTTGTTCACCTTTGTGTTCAAAGACTCCAGTACTGAGCTGACGAACGTCTTCCTGCTTCTGATGGGCACGATGATG CTGTTTGGAGTGATTGGAGTGCTGTTATTCCGAAGTTTTGTACCATCTTTCTTCGGTGATTTACCTGCGGCactcttcactctgttcatctGTGCAACGCAGGATGGATGGCTGGAAGCCCTATCAAAGTTTGAAAC tGGTGATCCAGCGCTTATCTATGGTGCTATGGTGTACTTTATTGCATTTATCTGCGTTGGTGCCTTCATGTTCACCAACTTCATATTTGCAGTCATCATAGCTAACCTAGAGATAGCGACGGAAACGTATGAAGGTTCCTCAACG GCGAACCCAAAAGAGGACGCCAACAATGGAGGCATCACCCATGTTGAAGAGGTCATCAAAGCAACTAAGATGACCCAACATCAGAGACCCCGAATCGGCTGCCGTCTCGACAACCTCAACACGGAGACTTTCGAAAATCTAGTCGTAGTGAACGATGCTCTCCTGAGGAACCAGAGAGAATTTAAGAAACTGCTTGAGGAGTTAGAAAG CATTTTGGAAGACGTCAGGAACCTGCCAAGAAACAGAAAGCAGGAAGAGGAAGTGGTCTTCCAAAGCCAGGTGGCGGCTTCTGTGGAGGAAAACATCTTGAGCAGTAAAATCGCCTCTGGCCGCACTGGTGATGTGCTGTCAACGTTTATCGCCCTGGAAAAG GCCCACATCATCGACTCCAGCGCCGCCACGCCTCAGATCTATTCAAAGGGCTACATCCGGGAAGGTGTGAGGAGAATGTCCGTGGCGGCTGTTGAAGCGCGACGCATGTCGGTCGCGTGA
- the zgc:110366 gene encoding uncharacterized oxidoreductase YtbE isoform X1 gives MGGGAVVELNTARSLHCLFDFFYPGTSHDGGYSHEAVVYALEECGIRHIDTAKRYGCEEALARSLSESTVPREDIWITTKLWPGDYGYQSAKEACRASAARLGVEYLDLYLMHWPDSMIPGRSKREVRAETWRALEDLYDEGLCHAIGVSNFLIPHLKELKEDCGVVPHVNQVEFHPFQQPWELVEFCRKEGIASEGYSPLAKGQALSHPLILELAKKHSRSASQICIRWSIQNGVITIPKSTKAQRISENCQVFGFQLEDKDMAALRALHDGRHVSWDPTHVE, from the exons ATGGGTGGAGGTGCCGTAGTGGAATTGAACACAGCTCGTTCTTTACA CTGTCTCTTCGACTTCTTCTATCCAGGGACATCCCATGATGGTGGATACTCCCATGAAGCAGTGGTCTACGCTCTTGAAGAGTGTGGCATCAGGCACATAGACACAGCCAAAAGGTACGGGTGTGAAGAGGCCTTGGCCAGGTCCTTGTCAGAGAGCACAGTACCACGTGAGGACATTTGGATCACTACTAAGCTCTGGCCGGGGGACTATGGGTACCAGAGCGCCAAGGAGGCCTGCAGGGCCTCTGCTGCCAGGCTTGGAGTGGAGTATTTAG ACTTGTATCTAATGCACTGGCCTGACAGCATGATCCCTGGTCGCTCCAAAAGAGAAGTTCGAGCAGAGACGTGGAGAGCGCTGGAGGACCTGTATGATGAAG GATTGTGTCATGCCATCGGTGTGAGTAACTTCCTCATCCCACATCTCAAGGAGCTGAAAGAAGACTGTGGAGTGGTGCCTCATGTTAACCAG GTTGAGTTCCACCCCTTCCAGCAGCCATGGGAGCTGGTAGAGTTCTGCCGCAAGGAGGGCATAGCATCTGAGGGCTACAGCCCTCTAGCCAAGGGCCAGGCCCTCAGCCATCCCCTCATCCTGGAGCTGGCGAAGAAGCACAGCCGCAGTGCCTCCCAGATCTGCATCCGCTGGAGCATTCAG AATGGGGTCATCACAATCCCAAAGTCCACCAAGGCACAGAGGATTTCAGAAAACTGCCAA GTGTTTGGATTCCAACTGGAAGACAAAGACATGGCAGCTCTAAGAGCATTGCATGATGGGAGGCATGTGAGCTGGGACCCAACCCATGTGGAGTGA
- the zgc:110366 gene encoding uncharacterized oxidoreductase ZK1290.5 isoform X3, translating into MQRCPSVRLSNGLSIPALGLGTSHDGGYSHEAVVYALEECGIRHIDTAKRYGCEEALARSLSESTVPREDIWITTKLWPGDYGYQSAKEACRASAARLGVEYLDLYLMHWPDSMIPGRSKREVRAETWRALEDLYDEGLCHAIGVSNFLIPHLKELKEDCGVVPHVNQVEFHPFQQPWELVEFCRKEGIASEGYSPLAKGQALSHPLILELAKKHSRSASQICIRWSIQNGVITIPKSTKAQRISENCQVFGFTLSEEDMESIGRLHANKKLINLSYPQLSI; encoded by the exons ATGCAGCGCTGTCCTTCCGTACGGCTCTCCAACGGCCTCAGTATTCCAGCACTGGGACTGG GGACATCCCATGATGGTGGATACTCCCATGAAGCAGTGGTCTACGCTCTTGAAGAGTGTGGCATCAGGCACATAGACACAGCCAAAAGGTACGGGTGTGAAGAGGCCTTGGCCAGGTCCTTGTCAGAGAGCACAGTACCACGTGAGGACATTTGGATCACTACTAAGCTCTGGCCGGGGGACTATGGGTACCAGAGCGCCAAGGAGGCCTGCAGGGCCTCTGCTGCCAGGCTTGGAGTGGAGTATTTAG ACTTGTATCTAATGCACTGGCCTGACAGCATGATCCCTGGTCGCTCCAAAAGAGAAGTTCGAGCAGAGACGTGGAGAGCGCTGGAGGACCTGTATGATGAAG GATTGTGTCATGCCATCGGTGTGAGTAACTTCCTCATCCCACATCTCAAGGAGCTGAAAGAAGACTGTGGAGTGGTGCCTCATGTTAACCAG GTTGAGTTCCACCCCTTCCAGCAGCCATGGGAGCTGGTAGAGTTCTGCCGCAAGGAGGGCATAGCATCTGAGGGCTACAGCCCTCTAGCCAAGGGCCAGGCCCTCAGCCATCCCCTCATCCTGGAGCTGGCGAAGAAGCACAGCCGCAGTGCCTCCCAGATCTGCATCCGCTGGAGCATTCAG AATGGGGTCATCACAATCCCAAAGTCCACCAAGGCACAGAGGATTTCAGAAAACTGCCAA GTTTTTGGGTTCACACTATCAGAAGAGGACATGGAGAGTATTGGGCGACTACACGCTAATAAAAAGTTAATCAATCTCAGTTACCCTCAGTTATCAATCTAA
- the zgc:110366 gene encoding glyoxal reductase isoform X2, which translates to MQRCPSVRLSNGLSIPALGLGTSHDGGYSHEAVVYALEECGIRHIDTAKRYGCEEALARSLSESTVPREDIWITTKLWPGDYGYQSAKEACRASAARLGVEYLDLYLMHWPDSMIPGRSKREVRAETWRALEDLYDEGLCHAIGVSNFLIPHLKELKEDCGVVPHVNQVEFHPFQQPWELVEFCRKEGIASEGYSPLAKGQALSHPLILELAKKHSRSASQICIRWSIQNGVITIPKSTKAQRISENCQVFGFQLEDKDMAALRALHDGRHVSWDPTHVE; encoded by the exons ATGCAGCGCTGTCCTTCCGTACGGCTCTCCAACGGCCTCAGTATTCCAGCACTGGGACTGG GGACATCCCATGATGGTGGATACTCCCATGAAGCAGTGGTCTACGCTCTTGAAGAGTGTGGCATCAGGCACATAGACACAGCCAAAAGGTACGGGTGTGAAGAGGCCTTGGCCAGGTCCTTGTCAGAGAGCACAGTACCACGTGAGGACATTTGGATCACTACTAAGCTCTGGCCGGGGGACTATGGGTACCAGAGCGCCAAGGAGGCCTGCAGGGCCTCTGCTGCCAGGCTTGGAGTGGAGTATTTAG ACTTGTATCTAATGCACTGGCCTGACAGCATGATCCCTGGTCGCTCCAAAAGAGAAGTTCGAGCAGAGACGTGGAGAGCGCTGGAGGACCTGTATGATGAAG GATTGTGTCATGCCATCGGTGTGAGTAACTTCCTCATCCCACATCTCAAGGAGCTGAAAGAAGACTGTGGAGTGGTGCCTCATGTTAACCAG GTTGAGTTCCACCCCTTCCAGCAGCCATGGGAGCTGGTAGAGTTCTGCCGCAAGGAGGGCATAGCATCTGAGGGCTACAGCCCTCTAGCCAAGGGCCAGGCCCTCAGCCATCCCCTCATCCTGGAGCTGGCGAAGAAGCACAGCCGCAGTGCCTCCCAGATCTGCATCCGCTGGAGCATTCAG AATGGGGTCATCACAATCCCAAAGTCCACCAAGGCACAGAGGATTTCAGAAAACTGCCAA GTGTTTGGATTCCAACTGGAAGACAAAGACATGGCAGCTCTAAGAGCATTGCATGATGGGAGGCATGTGAGCTGGGACCCAACCCATGTGGAGTGA